One Paramisgurnus dabryanus chromosome 8, PD_genome_1.1, whole genome shotgun sequence DNA window includes the following coding sequences:
- the LOC135770898 gene encoding NXPE family member 3-like isoform X1, producing the protein MKSGNTMNLKTYGLYIQRDRPFLKMLFTGLCLGITGFLVLWNYVGSKEEKPLTSFLFQPFAKLYNSRNPSTSPADVQLDINSEDSESNSSSFYSEFGISLESYSSLQQTLYWAEPDTLITNVSMSTSPDHSTFIIQNLKDSYQIGEELCVTIHARDFNNKSKRYGGDFFQAKLFSSKSPQQASVFGEVVDLLNGSYSVRFLLPWVGEAQVAVRLIHSSEAVQVLKHHRDTDSDRVFYNGYFEGPGPNGTRLTEIVNCNVKWDKNGLERMGTGDCCCDYKDSRSGEEWRCQRPKSLPCSARLYHSMGGYNRRVTGKQAMLMKQTNKGINGQRTKIKILPSNGTVGIDVTQKCHPGLHTPVPAGFYLNDVWTSFVCSTRHFTTQTTTQCLKDKHIFMMGDSTLRQWFEFLLKTVPTLKRMNLHVEYQTGPLLAVDVENNIDLHWRAHGLPLRCRKTKVSNLHYVSNEIDDLTGGPHTVIVFNLGPHFTTYPLDFFTHRVLRVRKAVLDLLQRAPDTTVIIKTVNTGYKDVFGSDWYSLQLDRILRWTFQDVGVYILDVWQMTACHYNKENIHPGPVIIKNEMDIFLSFVCPK; encoded by the exons ATGAAGTCAGGTAACACAATGAATCTTAAAACATACGGATTATACA TTCAAAGGGATAGACCATTTTTAAAGATGTTGTTTACTGGCCTGTGCCTTGGAATTACAGGATTTCTG GTTTTATGGAATTACGTGGGAAGTAAAGAAGAGAAACCTTTAACCAGCTTTTTATTTCAGCCCTTTGCAAAACTTTACAACTCCAGAAATCCCTCCACCTCTCCTGCAGATGTTCAGCTAGATATCAATTCAGAAGACTCAGAGTCAAATTCAAGTTCATTTTACTCTGAATTTGGAATCAGTTTAGAAAGTTACTCCAGTTTACAGCAGACTCTTTACTGGGCTGAACCAGACACACTAATCACAAATGTGTCTATGAGTACAAGTCCAGATCACTCCACTTTCATCATTCAGAACCTGAAAGACAGCTACCAAATAGGGGAGGAGCTTTGTGTTACTATCCATGCCAGAGACTTTAACAATAAATCTAAACGTTATGGAGGGGATTTCTTTCAAGCAAAGCTGTTCTCATCCAAAAGTCCCCAACAG GCCAGTGTGTTTGGGGAGGTGGTGGATTTGCTCAATGGCTCCTACTCTGTGCGTTTTCTTCTGCCGTGGGTTGGAGAGGCACAGGTGGCCGTGCGTCTGATCCACTCCAGTGAAGCTGTGCAGGTCCTCAAGCATCACAGAGACACAGACTCTGACAGAGTTTTCTATAATGGATATTTTGAAGGACCGGGACCGAATGGGACAAGGTTGACGGAAATCGTGAATTGTAATGTGAAGTGGGACAAGAATGGACTGGAGAGGATGGGGACTGGAGATTGTTGCTGTGATTACAAAGATTCTCGCAGTGGAGAAGAATGGCGCTGCCAGAGACCAAAATCCTTACCATGCAGCGCTCGTCTGTATCACTCTATGGGCGGGTATAACAGACGTGTGACTGGCAAACAAGCAATGTTAAT GAAGCAAACCAACAAAGGCATCAATGGACAAAGAACAAAAATCAAGATTCTTCCTTCCAATGGAACAGTGGGAATTG ATGTAACACAGAAATGTCATCCTGGTTTGCACACACCAGTTCCAGCTGGGTTTTACCTGAATGATGTTTGGACGTCCTTTGTGTGCAGCACCCGTCATTTTACTACCCAAACAACAACACAGTGCCTGAAAGACAAACACATCTTTATGATGGGAGACTCTACCTTGAGACAGTGGTTTGAGTTCTTGCTGAAAACAGTACCAA CCTTGAAGCGGATGAACCTGCATGTTGAATATCAGACAGGTCCTCTTCTAGCAGTGGATGTGGAGAACAACATTGACTTACACTGGAGGGCTCACGGTCTTCCTCTGCGCTGTCGGAAAACTAAAGTTTCTAATCTGCACTACGTCAGTAATGAGATTGATGATCTGACTGGAGGACCTCACACTGTTATTGTCTTTAATCTGGGACCACACTTCACAACATATCCTCTGGATTTCTTCACCCACAGAGTGTTGAGGGTCCGCAAAGCTGTGCTAGATTTGTTACAGCGGGCACCAGACACTACCGTTATAATCAAGACTGTAAACACCGGCTATAAG GATGTGTTTGGCAGTGACTGGTATTCTTTGCAGTTGGACAGAATCCTGCGGTGGACTTTTCAGGATGTTGGTGTTTATATTTTGGATGTTTGGCAAATGACAGCCTGTCACTACAACAAAGAGAACATTCATCCAGGTCCTGTCATCATCAAAAATGAAATGGACATATTTCTGTCTTTCGTGTGCCCTAAATGA
- the LOC135770898 gene encoding NXPE family member 3-like isoform X2 — protein sequence MKSVQRDRPFLKMLFTGLCLGITGFLVLWNYVGSKEEKPLTSFLFQPFAKLYNSRNPSTSPADVQLDINSEDSESNSSSFYSEFGISLESYSSLQQTLYWAEPDTLITNVSMSTSPDHSTFIIQNLKDSYQIGEELCVTIHARDFNNKSKRYGGDFFQAKLFSSKSPQQASVFGEVVDLLNGSYSVRFLLPWVGEAQVAVRLIHSSEAVQVLKHHRDTDSDRVFYNGYFEGPGPNGTRLTEIVNCNVKWDKNGLERMGTGDCCCDYKDSRSGEEWRCQRPKSLPCSARLYHSMGGYNRRVTGKQAMLMKQTNKGINGQRTKIKILPSNGTVGIDVTQKCHPGLHTPVPAGFYLNDVWTSFVCSTRHFTTQTTTQCLKDKHIFMMGDSTLRQWFEFLLKTVPTLKRMNLHVEYQTGPLLAVDVENNIDLHWRAHGLPLRCRKTKVSNLHYVSNEIDDLTGGPHTVIVFNLGPHFTTYPLDFFTHRVLRVRKAVLDLLQRAPDTTVIIKTVNTGYKDVFGSDWYSLQLDRILRWTFQDVGVYILDVWQMTACHYNKENIHPGPVIIKNEMDIFLSFVCPK from the exons ATGAAGTCAG TTCAAAGGGATAGACCATTTTTAAAGATGTTGTTTACTGGCCTGTGCCTTGGAATTACAGGATTTCTG GTTTTATGGAATTACGTGGGAAGTAAAGAAGAGAAACCTTTAACCAGCTTTTTATTTCAGCCCTTTGCAAAACTTTACAACTCCAGAAATCCCTCCACCTCTCCTGCAGATGTTCAGCTAGATATCAATTCAGAAGACTCAGAGTCAAATTCAAGTTCATTTTACTCTGAATTTGGAATCAGTTTAGAAAGTTACTCCAGTTTACAGCAGACTCTTTACTGGGCTGAACCAGACACACTAATCACAAATGTGTCTATGAGTACAAGTCCAGATCACTCCACTTTCATCATTCAGAACCTGAAAGACAGCTACCAAATAGGGGAGGAGCTTTGTGTTACTATCCATGCCAGAGACTTTAACAATAAATCTAAACGTTATGGAGGGGATTTCTTTCAAGCAAAGCTGTTCTCATCCAAAAGTCCCCAACAG GCCAGTGTGTTTGGGGAGGTGGTGGATTTGCTCAATGGCTCCTACTCTGTGCGTTTTCTTCTGCCGTGGGTTGGAGAGGCACAGGTGGCCGTGCGTCTGATCCACTCCAGTGAAGCTGTGCAGGTCCTCAAGCATCACAGAGACACAGACTCTGACAGAGTTTTCTATAATGGATATTTTGAAGGACCGGGACCGAATGGGACAAGGTTGACGGAAATCGTGAATTGTAATGTGAAGTGGGACAAGAATGGACTGGAGAGGATGGGGACTGGAGATTGTTGCTGTGATTACAAAGATTCTCGCAGTGGAGAAGAATGGCGCTGCCAGAGACCAAAATCCTTACCATGCAGCGCTCGTCTGTATCACTCTATGGGCGGGTATAACAGACGTGTGACTGGCAAACAAGCAATGTTAAT GAAGCAAACCAACAAAGGCATCAATGGACAAAGAACAAAAATCAAGATTCTTCCTTCCAATGGAACAGTGGGAATTG ATGTAACACAGAAATGTCATCCTGGTTTGCACACACCAGTTCCAGCTGGGTTTTACCTGAATGATGTTTGGACGTCCTTTGTGTGCAGCACCCGTCATTTTACTACCCAAACAACAACACAGTGCCTGAAAGACAAACACATCTTTATGATGGGAGACTCTACCTTGAGACAGTGGTTTGAGTTCTTGCTGAAAACAGTACCAA CCTTGAAGCGGATGAACCTGCATGTTGAATATCAGACAGGTCCTCTTCTAGCAGTGGATGTGGAGAACAACATTGACTTACACTGGAGGGCTCACGGTCTTCCTCTGCGCTGTCGGAAAACTAAAGTTTCTAATCTGCACTACGTCAGTAATGAGATTGATGATCTGACTGGAGGACCTCACACTGTTATTGTCTTTAATCTGGGACCACACTTCACAACATATCCTCTGGATTTCTTCACCCACAGAGTGTTGAGGGTCCGCAAAGCTGTGCTAGATTTGTTACAGCGGGCACCAGACACTACCGTTATAATCAAGACTGTAAACACCGGCTATAAG GATGTGTTTGGCAGTGACTGGTATTCTTTGCAGTTGGACAGAATCCTGCGGTGGACTTTTCAGGATGTTGGTGTTTATATTTTGGATGTTTGGCAAATGACAGCCTGTCACTACAACAAAGAGAACATTCATCCAGGTCCTGTCATCATCAAAAATGAAATGGACATATTTCTGTCTTTCGTGTGCCCTAAATGA
- the LOC135770382 gene encoding NXPE family member 3-like encodes MKSGNTMNLETYGLNIQRDRPFLKMLFTGLCLGITGFLVLWAYVGSKEYKHPPTSFLSEQFAKLYNSRNSSTSPADVQLEINSEDSESSSSSFYSEFGISSESYSSLQQTLHWAGPDRSITNVSMSTSTDHSTFIIQNLKDSYQIGEELFVTIHARDFNNKSKLYGGDFFQAKLFSSKSPQKASVFGEVVDLLNGSYSVRFLLPWVGEAQVAVRLIHSSEAVQVLKHHRDTDSDRVFYNGYFEGPGPNGTRLTEIVKCNVKWDKNGLERMGTGDCCCDYKDSRSGEEWRCQRPKSLPCRARVYHSMGGYNKRVTGKQAMFMKQTNKGINGQTTTIKILPSNGTVGIDVTQKCRPGLHTPVPAGFYLNDVWTSCVCSTRHFTTQTTTQCLKDKHIFMMGDSTLRQWFEFLLKAVPTLKQMNLHVEYHGGPLLAVDVENNIDLHWRAHGVPLRSRKTEVTNLHYISNEIDDLTGGPHTVIVFNLGPHFTTYPLDFFTHRVLRIRKAVLDLLQRAPDTTVIIKTVNTGYKDVFGSDWYSLQLDRILRWTFQDVGVYILDVWQMTACHYNKENIHPGPVIIKNEMDIFLSFVCPK; translated from the exons ATGAAGTCAGGTAACACAATGAATCTTGAAACATACGGATTAAACA TTCAAAGGGATAGACCATTTTTAAAGATGTTGTTTACTGGCCTGTGCCTTGGAATTACAGGATTTCTG GTTTTATGGGCTTACGTGGGAAGTAAAGAATATAAACATCCTCCAACCAGCTTTTTGTCAGAACAGTTTGCAAAACTTTACAACTCCAGAAACTCCTCCACCTCTCCTGCAGATGTTCAGCTAGAAATCAATTCAGAAGACTCAGagtcaagttcaagttcattttacTCTGAATTTGGGATCAGTTCAGAAAGTTACTCCAGTTTACAGCAGACTCTTCACTGGGCTGGACCAGACAGATCAATTACAAATGTGTCTATGAGTACAAGTACAGATCACTCCACTTTCATCATTCAGAACCTGAAAGACAGCTACCAAATAGGGGAGGAGCTTTTTGTTACTATCCATGCCAGAGACTTTAACAATAAATCTAAACTTTATGGAGGGGATTTCTTTCAAGCAAAGCTTTTCTCATCCAAAAGTCCTCAAAAG GCCAGTGTGTTTGGGGAGGTGGTGGATTTGCTCAACGGCTCCTACTCTGTGCGTTTTCTTCTGCCGTGGGTTGGAGAGGCACAGGTGGCTGTGCGTCTGATCCACTCCAGTGAAGCTGTGCAGGTCCTCAAGCATCACAGAGACACAGACTCTGACAGAGTTTTCTATAATGGATATTTTGAAGGACCGGGACCAAATGGGACAAGGTTGACGGAAATCGTGAAGTGTAATGTGAAGTGGGACAAGAATGGACTGGAGAGGATGGGGACTGGAGATTGTTGCTGTGATTACAAAGATTCTCGCAGTGGAGAAGAATGGCGCTGCCAGAGACCAAAATCCTTACCATGCAGGGCTCGTGTGTATCACTCTATGGGCGGGTATAACAAACGTGTGACTGGCAAACAAGCAATGTTTAT GAAGCAAACCAACAAAGGCATCAATGGACAAACAACAACAATCAAGATTCTTCCTTCCAATGGAACAGTGGGAATTG ATGTAACACAGAAATGTCGTCCTGGTTTGCACACACCAGTTCCAGCTGGGTTTTACCTGAATGATGTTTGGACATCCTGTGTGTGTAGCACCCGTCATTTTACTACCCAAACAACAACACAGTGCCTGAAAGACAAACACATCTTTATGATGGGAGACTCTACCTTGAGACAGTGGTTTGAGTTCTTGCTGAAAGCAGTACCAA CTTTAAAGCAGATGAACCTGCATGTTGAATATCACGGAGGTCCTCTTCTAGCAGTGGATGTGGAGAACAACATTGACTTACACTGGAGGGCTCACGGTGTTCCTCTACGAAGTCGTAAAACTGAAGTTACTAATCTGCACTacatcagtaatgagattgatGATCTGACTGGAGGACCTCACACTGTTATTGTCTTTAATCTGGGACCACACTTCACAACATATCCTCTGGATTTCTTCACCCACAGAGTGTTGAGGATCCGCAAAGCTGTGCTAGATTTGTTACAGCGGGCACCAGACACTACCGTTATAATCAAGACTGTAAACACCGGCTATAAG GATGTGTTTGGCAGTGACTGGTATTCTTTGCAGTTGGACAGAATCCTGCGGTGGACTTTTCAGGATGTTGGTGTTTATATTTTGGATGTTTGGCAAATGACAGCCTGTCACTACAACAAAGAGAACATTCATCCAGGTCCTGTCATCATCAAAAATGAAATGGACATATTTCTGTCTTTCGTGTGCCCTAAATGA